In the genome of Azotosporobacter soli, the window CCTAGAGTCGCCAGCGGCAACGCGAGCCATGCAGCCCAGCCGCCAATCGATCCGCCAAGCAGAAACGCCGTGGAGCCTAAGCAGAGAATGGTCGCCAGATAGGCCAATAATAACTGCGCGGTCAGTAAAATCATAGCCAAACACCTCCAGCAAGCCAGGCCACCATCAATCCGAGCAAGAGTCCTCCAGCCACTTCATACGGCTTATGTCCCTGTCGTTCACGCAGCGGTGTCTCGCCTGCCGGACGCAACACATGCGTATTCAGCGCAGCTGCCTGCCTCCCTACAGCGCGGCGTAATCCCATCGCATCAATCACGACCACGAGCAACAGCGCCATCGCAATTACCGCAACAGACGAATTGACGCCTTCTTTAAAGACTACAAAAAAAACTGCACTGCTAACTACTGTAGTATGGGTGCTTGGAAAACCGCCGTTTCCAATCAACGCAAACGCGGCGCGACCGAAACGCAGAAAATTA includes:
- a CDS encoding divergent PAP2 family protein, which produces MIPYVLIPIAAWLVAGCVKFLVNFLRFGRAAFALIGNGGFPSTHTTVVSSAVFFVVFKEGVNSSVAVIAMALLLVVVIDAMGLRRAVGRQAAALNTHVLRPAGETPLRERQGHKPYEVAGGLLLGLMVAWLAGGVWL